A region from the Planctomycetia bacterium genome encodes:
- the nusA gene encoding transcription termination factor NusA, with protein MNGPEILRIVDAMHRDKGIPKDMIFEGIEQGMHLAARKHFGVIDQETDDIEVKIDRQTGVMTASKAGIELDPQILGRIAAQVAKQVFIQKIREAESNVVFRDYGERKGELVIGTVQRIEGGSAILSLGKSEAFLPRSEMIPGETPHVGQRIKAIILEVRKMGNRVRIVLSRTHPDFVRRLFEQEIPEIADRTIQIRSIAREAGYRTKISASSIDSKVDAVGACVGVRGSRIKNIVDELGGERIDIVRWNESLQVMIPNALQPANITEVFLYTKLGRAIVMVPEDQLSLAIGRRGQNVRLASKLVGWDMEIMTEDELSESIEKAEGYFRLIPGMTDDMVEVLISEGFLSYDDLTFQETADLAEMLGVTEEEAINIINFAEEASAELEKISEEQRSGGQSGSTAVEETAAETTTETAVSEIPAETSAENVEVTVSESEAPSTESGDEAAEPSTPTVDETLASDVPEVVTESSVEATSSTEAVSEAKPETV; from the coding sequence ATGAACGGCCCAGAAATACTTCGCATTGTTGATGCCATGCACCGCGACAAGGGCATTCCCAAAGACATGATCTTTGAAGGCATTGAACAGGGCATGCACCTGGCTGCTCGCAAACACTTTGGCGTCATCGATCAGGAAACCGATGACATTGAAGTCAAAATTGATCGCCAAACGGGCGTCATGACAGCCAGCAAGGCCGGCATTGAACTTGACCCACAGATTCTAGGCCGCATTGCTGCCCAGGTAGCCAAGCAGGTATTCATCCAGAAAATACGCGAAGCTGAATCGAATGTCGTCTTCCGCGATTATGGCGAACGCAAGGGCGAACTGGTCATCGGCACGGTGCAGCGTATCGAAGGTGGTTCTGCAATTCTAAGCTTGGGAAAAAGCGAAGCATTTCTGCCTCGTTCCGAAATGATTCCCGGCGAAACTCCGCATGTCGGTCAGCGTATCAAGGCAATCATTCTCGAAGTACGCAAAATGGGCAACCGTGTTCGTATTGTCCTTTCCAGAACCCATCCTGATTTTGTCCGCAGATTGTTTGAACAGGAAATACCCGAAATCGCAGATCGCACGATCCAGATTCGTTCGATAGCCCGCGAAGCGGGTTATCGCACGAAGATTTCTGCCAGTTCGATCGATAGCAAGGTTGATGCAGTCGGTGCCTGCGTGGGTGTGCGAGGCAGCCGCATCAAGAACATCGTTGACGAACTGGGTGGCGAGCGTATTGACATCGTTCGCTGGAATGAATCGCTTCAGGTAATGATTCCCAATGCTTTGCAGCCAGCCAACATCACAGAAGTGTTCCTTTACACCAAGCTGGGTCGCGCCATTGTCATGGTGCCTGAAGACCAACTGAGCCTGGCGATTGGCCGACGTGGGCAAAACGTCCGGCTGGCATCCAAGCTGGTGGGCTGGGACATGGAAATCATGACTGAGGATGAGCTTTCGGAAAGCATTGAGAAAGCCGAAGGTTACTTCCGACTGATCCCGGGCATGACTGATGACATGGTGGAAGTGCTGATTTCCGAAGGCTTCCTCTCTTATGACGATCTGACATTCCAGGAGACAGCCGACCTGGCTGAAATGCTGGGGGTAACGGAAGAAGAAGCGATCAACATTATCAACTTCGCTGAAGAAGCTTCTGCAGAACTGGAAAAGATCAGCGAAGAACAGAGGTCTGGCGGACAAAGTGGGTCGACTGCAGTTGAAGAAACAGCCGCTGAGACAACTACAGAGACTGCTGTATCAGAAATTCCGGCGGAAACGTCAGCTGAAAATGTAGAAGTAACCGTTTCTGAATCTGAAGCACCGAGTACAGAATCAGGTGATGAAGCGGCCGAACCGAGTACACCAACCGTTGATGAAACATTAGCTTCCGATGTTCCTGAAGTTGTTACCGAATCATCAGTCGAAGCAACTTCTTCCACCGAAGCCGTTTCCGAAGCTAAACCAGAAACAGTGTAA
- a CDS encoding flavin reductase family protein → MVFLDVASTPAMDIYQAMVGIVSPRPIAWVSTVDRSGRPNLAPFSFFNTFGSNPPVVVFSPTLRRDGTKKDTLLNLEEVPEFVIHAATWPQAHAVNDSSRELPRHESEADMLGMGLIPSSKVKPPRLKDAVVAMEGKVLQIIPIGQQAMSGNLVIGEIVGIHLDESILNSQGKVDPRLLQTIGRLGGDWFCKSTDLFELKRPT, encoded by the coding sequence ATGGTCTTTCTGGATGTGGCATCAACCCCCGCCATGGACATTTATCAAGCCATGGTGGGGATCGTTTCACCTCGCCCTATTGCATGGGTAAGCACGGTTGACCGGTCTGGCAGACCGAATCTCGCACCGTTCAGCTTTTTCAATACCTTTGGCTCTAACCCGCCGGTCGTCGTGTTCTCACCCACGCTCAGGCGAGATGGAACGAAGAAGGACACTCTTCTGAATCTCGAAGAAGTGCCCGAGTTTGTGATTCATGCTGCAACCTGGCCCCAAGCTCACGCTGTGAATGACTCCTCCAGAGAATTACCCCGACATGAAAGTGAAGCTGACATGCTGGGAATGGGACTGATTCCGTCCAGCAAAGTCAAGCCACCACGCCTGAAAGATGCCGTAGTTGCCATGGAAGGAAAAGTACTGCAGATCATTCCCATTGGTCAGCAGGCTATGAGTGGCAACCTGGTAATTGGTGAAATTGTTGGGATTCATCTTGATGAGTCCATTCTCAATTCTCAGGGGAAAGTAGACCCTCGACTACTGCAGACCATTGGACGGCTGGGAGGCGACTGGTTTTGCAAATCTACTGACTTGTTTGAACTGAAGCGACCAACCTGA
- the infB gene encoding translation initiation factor IF-2, translated as MYQLAKDLDVETSILLDICNDAGFDKVRSQLSSVDHDQIDLIKKVLKQKATPPAPAVPPPPVLKQPIAAKPPTLAPKTPVVSQAKVIPEEETPEVVAEIVEEPAAQPEPVAPPPPKTLLTADLKSSIRNLNTARPVRSRHAPPPAAPQQPAPVAPAAREPATEKPAPTVTPAPGPAKAATVTPLPKPAAPIRPMATQNPTKPPVLNQPGGAAAAGERRSALDRARPTTSYTPPASQARRKIVMPGAVPSAPSAQPGVLKPSVKFTPDMLAGINTTKGPVTAKDIIRKIEEKHFEDKAKSKKDHGDDLVDEDDDKLRPGQVKGREERHKKRSMRAKAREDDIRKLTQLLDDDDDTPSPQRLHRVHRAPRQGTLPRKGTIVDVHTPITVRSLSENLGVKATDLIKKLMAKGQMVTINTGLDELAAEELAIELGIEIKIIKEQEAEELVLAEFSKKTEEHALIHRPPIVTVMGHVDHGKTSLLDRIRESNVVASEAGGITQHIRAWKVNHGGKDITFLDTPGHAAFTQMRARGANVTDIVVLVVAADDGIMPQTDEAISHAKAAGVPIIVAINKVDLPNANLNRTRQQLYSKELIPDDMGGDTPFIETIANKDRPRGINELLDMILLVAELKDLKADPERAATGTCLEARVNGDEGVVANFLVQDGTLRRGDTILCGTTVGRVRQMYSDLGKTLDEAGPSTPVRIIGLDEAPEASDKFYVVDDIAQAREIAESRIQKQRDAINIKRSTFRLEDLGKAKATELKIILKADVKGSIEAIKKDLEKLTHDEVKIKLLHTAVGGITESDVQLALASPEDSLIIGFNVVPDDDARKLADVNNIQLKLYDIIYKLSDDLKLALEGKLKPKEEVIHLGRAVVRDTFKISRVGTVAGCHVTSGTIERSAKVRLIRDGVVIYPPSERTAALDSLKRHKDDVREVREGYECGIKIAGFDDVKVGDVIEAFRVEQVQRTL; from the coding sequence ATATATCAATTGGCAAAAGATCTGGATGTGGAAACCAGCATCTTACTTGACATCTGCAATGATGCTGGCTTTGATAAAGTTCGCAGCCAACTTAGCAGCGTTGATCACGATCAGATTGATCTCATCAAAAAGGTACTCAAGCAAAAGGCAACCCCGCCAGCTCCAGCAGTTCCTCCACCTCCAGTATTAAAGCAGCCTATTGCGGCCAAGCCTCCCACCCTGGCCCCCAAAACGCCTGTCGTATCACAGGCCAAGGTGATCCCTGAAGAAGAAACTCCGGAAGTTGTTGCGGAAATAGTAGAAGAACCTGCTGCTCAACCTGAACCGGTTGCACCTCCACCACCGAAAACGTTATTGACTGCCGACCTGAAAAGTTCAATTCGTAACCTGAACACTGCTCGGCCAGTTCGCTCACGTCATGCACCACCCCCTGCTGCTCCGCAACAACCGGCACCGGTAGCGCCAGCGGCTCGTGAACCAGCTACCGAAAAGCCAGCACCAACGGTTACCCCGGCTCCTGGACCAGCTAAAGCAGCAACCGTTACCCCGCTACCCAAGCCAGCAGCACCCATCAGACCGATGGCTACGCAGAATCCAACCAAGCCACCTGTATTGAACCAACCAGGCGGAGCTGCTGCTGCCGGTGAACGCCGTTCCGCACTGGATCGCGCCAGACCGACTACCTCGTACACTCCGCCGGCATCCCAGGCGCGCCGCAAGATTGTCATGCCAGGCGCAGTGCCTAGTGCCCCCTCTGCTCAACCGGGAGTACTCAAGCCTTCTGTCAAGTTCACGCCTGACATGCTGGCTGGCATCAATACGACCAAGGGGCCAGTAACTGCGAAGGATATTATTCGCAAAATCGAAGAAAAGCATTTCGAAGATAAAGCCAAATCCAAAAAGGATCATGGCGACGATCTGGTCGATGAAGATGATGACAAATTACGTCCCGGACAGGTGAAAGGCCGTGAAGAGAGGCACAAAAAGCGATCCATGCGGGCAAAGGCTCGCGAGGACGATATCCGCAAACTCACACAGTTGCTAGACGATGATGATGATACCCCCTCGCCACAGCGGCTGCATCGCGTTCATCGCGCACCGCGGCAAGGCACCCTGCCCCGCAAAGGTACTATTGTTGATGTCCATACCCCCATCACGGTGCGTTCGCTTTCTGAAAACCTTGGCGTCAAAGCGACCGATCTCATCAAGAAACTGATGGCCAAGGGACAGATGGTCACCATCAATACCGGCCTGGATGAACTGGCTGCAGAAGAACTGGCCATTGAACTGGGCATTGAGATCAAGATCATCAAAGAGCAGGAAGCCGAAGAGCTGGTGCTGGCTGAATTCAGCAAGAAGACCGAAGAACATGCACTGATACACCGGCCACCTATTGTCACAGTCATGGGCCATGTCGATCACGGCAAAACAAGTCTGCTCGACCGTATCCGTGAAAGCAACGTGGTAGCCAGCGAAGCGGGTGGCATTACGCAACATATCCGCGCCTGGAAGGTAAACCATGGCGGGAAAGACATTACTTTCCTCGATACACCCGGCCATGCTGCCTTCACGCAGATGCGCGCCCGTGGTGCCAATGTCACTGATATCGTGGTGCTGGTAGTGGCAGCTGATGACGGCATCATGCCTCAAACGGATGAAGCCATCAGTCACGCCAAGGCTGCTGGTGTGCCCATCATCGTGGCGATCAACAAAGTTGACCTGCCCAATGCCAACCTGAATCGCACCCGTCAACAGTTGTATTCCAAGGAGCTGATTCCCGATGATATGGGTGGCGATACACCATTTATTGAAACGATTGCCAACAAGGATCGGCCTCGCGGTATCAACGAATTACTCGACATGATCCTGCTGGTTGCAGAACTGAAAGACCTCAAAGCTGACCCCGAACGTGCTGCGACAGGCACTTGCCTGGAAGCCAGAGTCAATGGTGATGAAGGTGTAGTGGCCAACTTCCTGGTACAGGATGGCACACTCCGCCGGGGCGACACGATATTGTGCGGTACCACGGTAGGACGCGTTCGTCAGATGTACAGCGACCTGGGCAAAACGCTGGACGAAGCTGGCCCCTCAACTCCTGTCCGCATCATCGGCCTCGATGAGGCTCCCGAAGCCAGCGACAAATTCTATGTCGTGGATGATATCGCCCAGGCTCGCGAAATCGCTGAATCGCGTATCCAAAAACAACGTGATGCAATTAACATTAAACGCAGTACCTTCCGACTCGAAGACCTGGGCAAAGCCAAGGCAACTGAGCTGAAGATCATCCTGAAAGCGGATGTCAAAGGCTCTATCGAAGCGATCAAGAAAGATCTGGAAAAGCTTACCCACGATGAAGTGAAGATCAAACTTCTGCATACCGCGGTCGGTGGCATTACCGAAAGTGATGTCCAGTTGGCGTTGGCATCTCCGGAAGACAGCCTGATCATCGGCTTCAATGTGGTGCCTGATGATGATGCACGCAAGCTGGCAGATGTCAATAATATTCAGCTCAAGCTGTACGACATCATTTACAAACTCTCCGACGATTTGAAGCTGGCTCTAGAAGGCAAGCTCAAGCCGAAAGAAGAAGTCATCCACCTGGGCCGTGCGGTCGTCCGCGATACATTCAAGATCAGCCGTGTTGGCACGGTGGCTGGCTGCCATGTCACCAGCGGCACCATCGAACGCTCCGCCAAGGTTCGCCTGATTCGCGATGGCGTGGTGATCTACCCGCCATCAGAACGCACCGCAGCACTCGATTCACTCAAGCGTCATAAGGATGATGTCCGCGAAGTACGCGAAGGCTACGAGTGCGGCATCAAGATCGCCGGCTTTGACGATGTGAAAGTGGGCGATGTGATCGAAGCATTCCGCGTGGAACAGGTACAGCGGACGCTGTAG
- a CDS encoding homogentisate 1,2-dioxygenase, with protein sequence MPAYVKRGSIPPKRHIEHRVKPGYKNEGIYYEEVVTTVGFERAYSICYHLRPPTRVRKVEPAGIMPLEIVEGEMLRHHHLKSKNIPARGDIVSGRLPLMTNADVTISRCRPSESQSELFRNASCDEVIFVHHGRGKLHSPLGILPFKPFDYIVVPRCTTYRIEFDEGISPDLLIVESTGDLRIPERYLNPDGQLRLGAPYSERDFHGPTDIHVIDQEKDIPVLVKDGDRYTRYILASHPFDVVGWDGMLYPFTFNADDFEPITGTIHQPPPIHQTFETKGFVLCTFAPRFLDHHPDAVKVPYVHSNVGADEVLYYVRGNFGSRRGVETSSFTLHPRGIPHGPHPGTIVASREVIRTDELAVMVDTHLPLHLTRQALELDDPSYPYSWLD encoded by the coding sequence ATGCCAGCCTATGTCAAACGTGGTTCCATTCCTCCCAAGCGGCATATTGAACATCGCGTCAAGCCGGGCTACAAGAACGAAGGCATCTATTACGAAGAAGTCGTCACCACGGTTGGTTTTGAGCGTGCCTATTCGATCTGTTATCATCTCAGGCCGCCTACTCGGGTTCGCAAGGTGGAACCAGCTGGCATCATGCCTCTGGAAATTGTCGAAGGCGAAATGCTCCGCCATCACCACCTGAAAAGCAAGAACATCCCGGCACGTGGAGATATTGTTTCGGGCAGATTGCCACTGATGACCAATGCCGATGTCACCATCAGCCGTTGTCGGCCTTCCGAATCACAGTCAGAACTATTCCGCAACGCATCGTGCGACGAAGTCATTTTTGTGCATCACGGGCGAGGCAAACTGCATTCTCCGCTCGGCATCCTGCCTTTCAAACCATTCGATTACATTGTCGTTCCCCGATGCACTACTTATCGCATCGAATTTGATGAAGGCATCTCGCCTGACCTGCTCATCGTGGAATCAACAGGCGATTTGCGTATCCCGGAACGCTACTTGAATCCAGACGGTCAATTACGGCTCGGTGCGCCCTATTCGGAACGAGACTTTCATGGGCCCACGGATATCCACGTCATTGATCAGGAAAAAGACATTCCCGTGCTGGTAAAAGATGGTGATCGATACACTCGCTACATCCTGGCCAGCCATCCATTTGATGTGGTCGGCTGGGATGGCATGCTTTATCCCTTTACTTTCAATGCTGATGATTTTGAACCCATCACGGGCACGATTCATCAGCCTCCACCTATTCATCAGACCTTTGAAACCAAGGGCTTTGTGCTTTGCACGTTTGCTCCGCGATTTCTGGATCATCATCCCGATGCGGTAAAGGTGCCCTACGTTCATTCCAACGTTGGTGCAGATGAAGTGCTCTACTATGTGAGAGGCAACTTCGGCAGCCGACGCGGCGTGGAAACTTCATCCTTCACACTGCATCCACGTGGCATTCCGCATGGCCCTCATCCAGGCACCATTGTTGCCAGCCGTGAGGTCATCCGCACGGATGAGCTGGCGGTCATGGTAGATACACATTTGCCTTTGCACCTCACCCGTCAGGCACTGGAACTCGACGACCCATCGTATCCCTACAGTTGGCTGGATTAG
- a CDS encoding purine-nucleoside phosphorylase produces the protein MNKLPLSAVQQTLQQAPPRIAVVLGSGLSVLAECLQLISQWSFVELPGMVASSIQGHRGQLLYGTWNSIPVLMFAGRIHYYEGHGWDATLAPIRLAADLGIERLILTNAAGGIREGFKPGTLMLIQHHLKCTQPRWWAKGVQKSDPIWYDYQLNDKVLQLAGSFSIPLEYGFYACLTGPSYETPAEIRMLQTLGISAVGMSTALEAEEAYQRKIQTIAISCITNVGAGLSATPPHHEEVMLESQRAAHQLGNLLEGILTIL, from the coding sequence ATGAACAAGCTACCACTTTCAGCTGTTCAGCAGACACTGCAACAGGCCCCGCCCCGCATTGCTGTGGTCTTAGGTTCAGGATTAAGCGTTCTAGCAGAATGCCTGCAACTCATCAGTCAGTGGAGTTTCGTAGAACTTCCGGGCATGGTGGCTTCCAGTATCCAGGGCCATCGCGGGCAGTTGCTGTATGGAACCTGGAATTCCATTCCTGTGTTAATGTTCGCTGGCCGTATCCACTATTACGAAGGGCACGGCTGGGATGCAACACTGGCTCCCATCAGGTTGGCGGCTGATCTGGGCATTGAGCGTTTGATTCTGACCAATGCCGCAGGCGGCATTCGCGAAGGATTCAAACCTGGTACTCTCATGCTGATTCAGCATCACTTGAAATGTACGCAGCCACGCTGGTGGGCGAAGGGTGTCCAGAAGAGCGACCCTATCTGGTACGATTACCAACTCAACGACAAAGTGCTGCAACTTGCAGGATCATTTTCCATTCCGCTGGAATACGGCTTTTATGCCTGCCTCACCGGTCCCAGCTATGAAACACCAGCAGAGATCAGGATGCTTCAAACACTGGGAATCTCTGCAGTAGGAATGTCTACGGCACTCGAAGCGGAAGAGGCGTATCAACGTAAGATTCAGACCATTGCGATTTCCTGCATCACCAATGTTGGCGCAGGGCTTTCTGCAACACCTCCGCATCATGAAGAGGTGATGCTGGAATCGCAACGGGCGGCACATCAACTGGGTAATCTGCTCGAAGGCATACTGACCATACTCTGA